A part of Nesterenkonia lutea genomic DNA contains:
- the madL gene encoding malonate transporter subunit MadL, which produces MVLYGVAALALCMLIGMLIGDGLGVLVGVDANVGGVGFAMILLVVATDRLRRRGLFPKPTEQGVLFWSALYIPIVIAMASTQNVAEAIGGGPMAAIAGLGALAAGAALVPVIARIGGQSQPLPPMTEAEKQEA; this is translated from the coding sequence ATGGTCCTCTATGGAGTTGCAGCGCTGGCGCTGTGCATGCTCATAGGAATGCTGATCGGTGACGGTCTCGGCGTCCTCGTCGGAGTGGACGCCAATGTGGGCGGGGTCGGCTTCGCCATGATCCTTCTGGTGGTGGCCACCGATCGGCTGCGCAGGCGCGGCCTGTTCCCCAAGCCCACCGAACAGGGAGTGTTGTTCTGGAGCGCCCTGTACATCCCGATCGTGATCGCGATGGCCTCCACGCAGAACGTGGCCGAGGCCATCGGTGGCGGCCCCATGGCCGCCATCGCGGGGCTGGGTGCGCTCGCCGCAGGTGCCGCGCTGGTCCCGGTGATCGCCCGCATCGGGGGACAGTCTCAACCGCTGCCCCCGATGACCGAGGCAGAGAAGCAGGAGGCCTGA
- the madM gene encoding malonate transporter subunit MadM encodes MDIIADVLERNGLLFAFVVVGALMLVSGWLSKTLTRGRLQGSAIAIMLGLVLAYLGGIQTGGEDGLADIAIFSGLGLMGGAMLRDFAIVATAYGVDLQEIKKAGAAGVLALMAGIVVSFIVGAAVAAAFGYTDPESMATIGAGAATYIVGPVTGTAIGASSEVIALSVAAGLIKAVVVMVCTPLIAPFIGLNNPKSAMAYGGLMGTTSGVAGGLAATDKRLVPYGAMTATFYTGLGCLLGPSVFYFALVGLFG; translated from the coding sequence ATGGACATCATCGCTGATGTGCTCGAACGCAACGGACTGCTCTTCGCCTTCGTCGTGGTCGGCGCGCTCATGCTGGTCTCTGGGTGGCTCTCGAAGACCCTGACCCGGGGGCGGCTCCAGGGATCAGCCATCGCCATCATGCTGGGCCTGGTGCTCGCCTATCTCGGCGGCATCCAGACCGGAGGCGAGGACGGGCTGGCCGATATCGCGATCTTCAGCGGACTCGGCCTGATGGGCGGAGCCATGCTGCGCGACTTCGCCATCGTCGCGACCGCCTACGGAGTGGACCTCCAGGAGATCAAGAAGGCCGGAGCCGCAGGTGTGCTGGCGCTGATGGCCGGCATCGTGGTCTCCTTCATCGTGGGCGCCGCAGTCGCCGCCGCCTTCGGGTACACGGACCCGGAGTCGATGGCCACCATCGGCGCCGGTGCGGCCACCTACATCGTCGGCCCCGTCACCGGCACCGCCATCGGCGCCAGCTCCGAGGTGATCGCGCTCTCCGTGGCCGCCGGGCTGATCAAGGCCGTGGTGGTCATGGTGTGCACACCGCTGATCGCACCCTTCATCGGACTGAACAACCCGAAGTCGGCCATGGCCTACGGCGGTCTCATGGGCACCACCTCCGGCGTGGCCGGCGGACTGGCCGCCACGGACAAGCGGCTGGTCCCGTATGGGGCCATGACGGCCACCTTCTACACCGGTCTGGGCTGCCTGCTGGGACCCTCGGTGTTCTACTTCGCCCTGGTCGGACTCTTCGGCTGA
- a CDS encoding beta-phosphoglucomutase family hydrolase has product MHPFENPFRHSAEAKRHALRHFRTVIFDMDGVVTDTAGVHTRAWKELFDTALPEIAGSPQPEFTEEDYLNYVDGRPREDGVRSLLKARNLPVREGSPSDTPETLSIHGLAARKQGYFEAVLARDGVEVFATTVELIERLRRDGIPTALVTSSRNGREVLTIAGLLDAFTVIVDGSDALELGIPGKPNPHMFLHAAELLRVEPQDAIVIEDAASGVQAGRAGDFGMVVGLNRGDDPARLKEAGADVVVDDLAVMNLSSRTTRPYDSDWVLSYDGFDPKLEPTREVLMAMANGYWGTRGHYPGTAADATHYPGSYIAGVFNRLKTDLMGKTVETEHMVNVPDWTFLQVTPDAGTPLLPGSPELIAYHQELDMRRGLVTRIARYQDLHGRRTKITMRQFQSLAGVQIAGLEMKIEAENWSGNVNVRSMIDGRVANRNVDADRELAGNHLHPVQSREVDGDTVLLETQTNQSQVRIALATRTSVTTSGSSNPMRRPIHEGELVAGHDISLALESGRPVILEKIAAVSNSHDQAISTVWHNAVKKVQRASSFRTMLTYHEEMWGVLWHRFAVSIGQDPSRQQMALNLHTFHVLQTAFGARHDLDATLPARGLTGEGYRGHLFWDEMFMYPMLTLRRPELTRGLLLYRYRRLSEARSMARAEGYDGAMFPWQAGSDGREETPSELWNPRSGMWIPDNSHRQRHVSLAIAYSVLQYFETTQDYTFLADYGAEILVEISRFFVSMTTYDAEKDRFSIEGVMGPDEYHDGYPDSHGSGLRDNAYTNVLTSWMLRHTARLVRDLDGRDDPLSEWLDIFEDELDQWEHIARRLHVPFHEDNVISQFDGYEDLEEFDWEGYRARYGNIGRLDLILQAEGDSTNRYKLSKQADVLMLCYIFSADELVETLDHMGYTLTMEDFGRTVEYYLARSSHGSTLSRLVHGWVAARFDRSGSWNLFKEALEADLADTQGGTTREGVHLGAMAGTVDMVLRCYGGVETRADALWLHPLLPDELPSLTFRMRYRNQPIVVHIDHEAVELNLSEGSAEPIEVNVEGTRKTLAPGETWTVKLAHSARVHQRQPAGV; this is encoded by the coding sequence ATGCACCCCTTTGAGAATCCGTTCCGACACAGCGCCGAGGCCAAGCGTCACGCCCTGCGTCATTTCCGCACCGTGATCTTCGATATGGACGGTGTGGTCACAGATACGGCCGGAGTCCACACGCGAGCGTGGAAGGAGCTCTTCGACACGGCTCTGCCGGAGATCGCCGGATCTCCGCAGCCCGAGTTCACCGAGGAGGACTACCTCAACTATGTCGATGGGCGCCCGAGAGAGGATGGGGTCCGCTCCCTGCTGAAGGCCCGGAACCTTCCGGTGCGCGAGGGCAGCCCCAGTGACACGCCCGAGACGCTGAGCATTCACGGGCTCGCGGCCCGCAAGCAGGGGTACTTCGAAGCCGTCCTGGCGCGCGACGGCGTGGAGGTCTTCGCCACCACGGTCGAGCTGATCGAGCGGCTGCGCAGAGACGGCATCCCCACCGCCCTGGTGACCTCGTCTCGGAACGGGCGCGAGGTGCTCACGATCGCCGGGCTGCTCGATGCCTTCACCGTGATCGTCGACGGCTCGGACGCCCTGGAGCTCGGCATTCCGGGCAAGCCCAATCCACATATGTTCCTCCACGCTGCCGAGCTGCTGCGGGTCGAGCCTCAGGACGCCATCGTGATCGAAGACGCCGCCTCCGGAGTCCAGGCCGGCCGCGCCGGAGACTTCGGCATGGTCGTTGGTCTGAACCGCGGCGATGATCCGGCCCGACTGAAGGAGGCGGGGGCCGACGTCGTCGTCGACGACCTCGCCGTGATGAACCTCTCCAGCCGCACCACCCGGCCCTATGACTCGGACTGGGTCCTCTCCTACGACGGCTTCGACCCGAAGCTGGAGCCCACCCGCGAGGTCCTGATGGCGATGGCCAACGGCTACTGGGGCACCCGCGGGCACTATCCGGGCACTGCGGCGGACGCCACACACTATCCCGGCAGCTACATCGCCGGAGTCTTCAACCGGCTCAAGACGGACCTGATGGGCAAGACGGTGGAGACCGAGCACATGGTCAATGTGCCGGACTGGACCTTCCTGCAGGTCACTCCGGATGCCGGCACGCCGCTGCTGCCGGGCTCCCCCGAGCTGATCGCCTACCACCAGGAGCTGGACATGCGGCGGGGACTGGTCACCCGGATCGCCCGCTACCAGGACCTGCACGGACGCCGCACCAAGATCACCATGCGCCAGTTCCAGTCCCTGGCCGGAGTGCAGATCGCCGGGCTCGAGATGAAGATCGAGGCCGAGAACTGGTCCGGCAACGTCAATGTGCGCTCGATGATCGACGGCCGCGTGGCCAACCGCAATGTCGACGCCGACCGGGAGCTCGCCGGCAACCACCTGCACCCGGTGCAGTCCCGGGAGGTCGACGGCGACACGGTGCTCCTGGAGACACAGACCAATCAGTCCCAGGTGCGCATCGCCCTGGCCACCCGCACCTCGGTGACCACCTCAGGCTCCAGCAACCCCATGCGCCGCCCCATCCATGAGGGTGAGCTGGTCGCGGGGCATGACATCTCGCTGGCGCTTGAATCGGGCAGACCGGTGATCCTGGAGAAGATCGCCGCGGTCTCGAACTCTCACGACCAGGCCATCTCCACGGTCTGGCACAACGCAGTCAAGAAGGTCCAGCGCGCCTCCAGCTTCCGCACCATGCTGACCTACCACGAGGAGATGTGGGGCGTGCTGTGGCACCGCTTCGCCGTCTCCATCGGCCAGGACCCCTCACGCCAGCAGATGGCGCTGAACCTGCACACCTTCCACGTGCTGCAGACCGCCTTCGGCGCCCGCCATGACCTCGACGCCACACTGCCGGCGCGCGGACTCACCGGGGAGGGCTACCGCGGGCATCTCTTCTGGGACGAAATGTTCATGTACCCGATGCTGACCCTGCGCCGACCGGAGCTCACCCGCGGGCTGCTGCTCTACCGCTACCGGCGGCTGAGCGAAGCCCGCTCCATGGCCCGCGCCGAAGGCTATGACGGGGCGATGTTCCCCTGGCAGGCCGGTTCGGACGGGCGCGAGGAGACGCCGAGCGAGCTGTGGAACCCACGTTCGGGCATGTGGATTCCGGACAACTCCCACCGCCAGCGCCATGTGTCCCTGGCCATCGCGTACTCGGTCCTGCAGTACTTCGAGACCACGCAGGACTACACCTTCCTGGCCGACTACGGGGCCGAGATCCTGGTGGAGATCTCCCGGTTCTTCGTGTCCATGACCACCTATGACGCCGAGAAGGACCGCTTCAGCATCGAAGGCGTCATGGGCCCGGACGAGTACCACGACGGCTACCCCGATTCTCATGGATCCGGGCTGCGCGACAACGCCTACACGAACGTGCTGACCTCCTGGATGTTGCGCCACACTGCACGGCTGGTGCGCGATCTCGACGGTCGCGATGATCCGCTCTCTGAATGGCTGGACATCTTCGAGGACGAGCTGGACCAGTGGGAGCACATCGCCCGGCGGCTGCATGTGCCCTTCCACGAGGACAACGTGATCAGCCAGTTCGACGGCTACGAGGACCTGGAGGAGTTCGACTGGGAGGGCTACCGGGCGAGATACGGCAACATCGGCCGCCTGGACCTGATCCTGCAGGCCGAGGGTGACTCCACCAACCGGTACAAGCTCTCCAAGCAGGCCGATGTGCTCATGCTCTGCTACATCTTCTCCGCAGATGAGCTGGTCGAGACCCTGGACCACATGGGTTACACGCTCACCATGGAGGACTTCGGCCGCACGGTGGAGTACTACCTGGCCCGGTCCTCCCACGGCTCCACGCTGTCTCGTCTGGTCCATGGCTGGGTGGCGGCACGCTTCGACCGCTCCGGCTCCTGGAACCTGTTCAAGGAGGCGCTGGAAGCTGACCTCGCCGACACCCAGGGAGGCACGACTCGAGAGGGCGTGCACCTGGGCGCCATGGCCGGGACGGTGGACATGGTGCTGCGCTGCTACGGCGGGGTGGAGACCCGCGCCGACGCGCTGTGGCTGCACCCGCTGCTGCCCGATGAGCTTCCTTCGCTGACCTTCCGGATGCGGTACCGCAACCAGCCCATCGTGGTCCACATCGACCACGAGGCCGTGGAGCTCAATCTCTCAGAAGGCTCGGCCGAGCCCATCGAGGTCAACGTGGAGGGCACGCGCAAGACCCTGGCCCCGGGGGAGACCTGGACGGTGAAGCTGGCGCATTCCGCTCGGGTGCATCAGCGCCAGCCCGCCGGGGTCTGA
- a CDS encoding acyl-CoA thioesterase, whose amino-acid sequence MARRSSIELTFREVTSASSDSYVAAGVVVDWIDKTAYACAASWTRVDCVTSYVGNMHFTVPVPRDTPVTVQARVVHTGRTSVHIQTRVLIRQDEGWVVCTECFMIYVAVGEDGEPAEAAAFEPQTELERRRDLDASQRMVYRRQVEETIQALPEGMGTSEALTLRFLADTDERYPDGKIRGGAVMKWIDKTAEICAQRYSGHDAAAVLTGGVRFYRPITIGDLVEVDARLVLTGSKSMHILVRVRAGDRREKNPAVVAYGLPVMVSPDGTGSARHIAPWEPITDEDHAVAAQARKLRDLRNATLLTPSPITSQN is encoded by the coding sequence ATGGCGCGGCGCAGCAGCATCGAACTGACTTTCCGAGAGGTCACGAGTGCCTCCAGCGACTCCTATGTGGCCGCAGGCGTGGTCGTCGACTGGATCGACAAGACCGCCTACGCATGCGCTGCCTCCTGGACGCGGGTCGACTGCGTGACCTCCTACGTGGGGAACATGCACTTCACCGTTCCGGTCCCCCGGGACACACCGGTGACGGTGCAGGCGCGAGTGGTCCACACCGGCCGCACCTCGGTGCACATCCAGACCCGCGTGCTCATCCGCCAGGACGAGGGCTGGGTGGTGTGCACCGAGTGCTTCATGATCTACGTGGCAGTGGGCGAGGACGGCGAGCCCGCCGAGGCGGCCGCCTTCGAGCCGCAGACCGAGCTGGAGCGCCGTCGTGACCTCGACGCCTCCCAGCGGATGGTGTACCGCCGCCAGGTCGAAGAGACGATCCAGGCGCTGCCCGAGGGCATGGGCACCTCCGAGGCGCTGACGCTGCGCTTCCTGGCAGACACCGACGAGCGCTACCCCGACGGCAAGATCCGCGGCGGCGCGGTGATGAAGTGGATCGACAAGACAGCTGAGATATGTGCGCAGCGTTACAGCGGACATGACGCGGCGGCCGTGCTGACCGGCGGTGTGCGCTTCTATCGACCGATCACCATCGGCGATCTGGTCGAGGTCGATGCCCGGCTGGTCCTCACCGGTTCGAAGTCCATGCACATCCTGGTCCGCGTCCGGGCCGGGGATCGCCGCGAGAAGAACCCCGCGGTGGTGGCCTATGGGCTGCCCGTCATGGTCTCCCCGGACGGAACCGGCTCTGCTCGGCACATCGCGCCCTGGGAGCCCATCACCGATGAGGACCACGCTGTCGCGGCGCAGGCCAGGAAGCTGCGTGACCTGCGCAATGCCACTCTCCTCACCCCAAGCCCCATCACCTCACAGAACTGA
- a CDS encoding CPBP family intramembrane glutamic endopeptidase yields the protein MTQPPHDPHPHGQPPQQYGQPPQQYGQPPEPYGQPNHYGQAPQPYGQPNQQYGQAPQPYGQPNQLYGQSPQGGWQPASPPRARRGQRDSEPGRFTWSDLIAVLAYVVVMLVGGVSLLGLVPPFSTMLGSGIEEEVQQAQFLLNVVGYGLIFALAIAFSAKAFWRSVKAFGYLWWLKLLLVPVAWVGTLILTALVVFGLGGEPETSENQLAIEGMLQYVPFLAAVVVMGLLGPYVEEYFFRHLLIGKLSRFINIWICGVISVITFPLLHFIPALVTMLISPGMATDLTIVSVVPYLVMGSVFTLAYILTGRSLVYAWLLHAFNNVMALVMAYFVQPRLEQFLEDSGMDMEDMPGLVSNALSTSTALLRLVAEVTFTLTGGR from the coding sequence ATGACTCAGCCTCCGCACGATCCGCATCCCCACGGGCAGCCGCCCCAGCAGTATGGGCAGCCGCCCCAGCAGTATGGGCAGCCGCCCGAGCCGTACGGACAGCCGAATCACTATGGGCAGGCGCCCCAGCCGTATGGGCAGCCGAATCAGCAGTATGGGCAGGCGCCCCAGCCGTACGGGCAGCCGAATCAGCTCTACGGGCAATCGCCGCAGGGCGGCTGGCAGCCAGCTTCCCCACCGCGCGCGCGGCGGGGGCAGCGCGACTCCGAACCTGGACGCTTCACCTGGTCCGACCTGATCGCGGTGCTCGCCTATGTCGTGGTGATGCTCGTGGGCGGGGTCAGCCTGCTGGGCCTGGTCCCACCGTTCTCCACGATGCTCGGTTCGGGCATCGAGGAAGAGGTCCAGCAGGCCCAGTTCCTGCTCAATGTCGTCGGCTACGGACTCATCTTCGCGCTGGCCATCGCATTCTCCGCCAAGGCCTTCTGGCGATCGGTGAAGGCCTTCGGCTACCTCTGGTGGCTGAAGCTTCTGCTGGTGCCCGTGGCCTGGGTGGGCACGCTCATCCTGACCGCGCTGGTGGTCTTCGGCCTGGGTGGAGAGCCCGAGACCTCTGAGAACCAGCTCGCCATCGAGGGCATGCTCCAATATGTCCCCTTCCTGGCCGCCGTGGTGGTCATGGGGCTGCTGGGGCCCTATGTGGAGGAGTACTTCTTCCGGCACCTGCTCATCGGCAAGCTCTCCCGCTTCATCAACATCTGGATCTGCGGCGTGATCTCCGTGATCACCTTCCCGCTGCTGCACTTCATCCCAGCGCTGGTGACGATGCTGATCAGTCCCGGAATGGCCACGGACCTGACCATCGTCTCCGTGGTGCCGTATCTGGTCATGGGCTCGGTGTTCACCCTTGCCTATATCCTCACGGGTCGTTCGCTGGTCTATGCCTGGCTCCTGCATGCCTTCAACAACGTGATGGCCCTGGTCATGGCGTACTTCGTCCAGCCCCGGCTGGAGCAGTTCCTCGAGGACAGCGGCATGGACATGGAGGACATGCCGGGGCTGGTCTCCAACGCCCTCTCCACCAGCACCGCTCTGCTGCGCCTGGTCGCCGAGGTGACCTTCACACTGACCGGCGGCCGGTGA
- a CDS encoding MATE family efflux transporter: protein MPDPQTGDPRPMGRQILALAVPALGALVAEPLFLLADTAIIGRLGVDELAGAALGITVMHTVTGLMIFLAYSTTPAVARLIGAGRLRRALAAGRDGLWLSVMLGAVLAFAGLAFGEQLLLAMGSSGGMQVHAWNYLLWSLPGVPAILLVFAAVGMLRGMQDTKTPLVVAAVGFGANIVLNLILVHPLGLGTAGAALGTSIAQWGMAIAYLIMLIPQMRAAGVPLGVDPVALRQAAGVGSWMMLRTLSLRAAIVATVLVATDLGPHALAAHQVAFTIFSTLAFVLDALAIAAQALIGKELGASRVSQARAMTRTMIRWGLGFGVITGGLIAVAAPFAPGLFTPDSRVAAGITTALLVMALAQPLAGFVFVLDGVLMGAGDVKYLAVVGLVNLALYLPLLWWIASAGFSGTEAIGWLWAGFAVVFMGARGVTLGLRAHGGRWMIAGEHRPGSRR, encoded by the coding sequence ATGCCCGATCCGCAGACCGGGGATCCCCGCCCGATGGGCCGGCAGATCCTCGCCCTGGCAGTGCCCGCACTGGGCGCACTGGTGGCGGAGCCGCTGTTCCTGCTCGCCGACACCGCCATCATCGGTCGGCTCGGTGTGGACGAGCTCGCCGGCGCCGCGCTCGGCATCACCGTGATGCACACCGTCACCGGGCTGATGATCTTTCTCGCCTACTCCACCACCCCCGCCGTGGCACGCCTCATCGGTGCAGGGCGGCTCAGGCGGGCGCTCGCGGCGGGGCGCGACGGCCTCTGGCTCTCGGTCATGCTGGGGGCTGTGCTGGCCTTCGCCGGCCTGGCCTTCGGCGAGCAGCTGCTCCTGGCCATGGGCAGCTCCGGAGGCATGCAGGTCCACGCCTGGAACTATCTGCTCTGGTCGCTGCCGGGGGTCCCCGCGATCCTGCTGGTGTTCGCCGCCGTCGGGATGCTGCGCGGCATGCAGGACACCAAGACCCCGCTGGTGGTGGCCGCCGTCGGCTTCGGGGCAAATATCGTGCTGAATCTGATCCTGGTGCACCCGCTGGGGCTGGGCACCGCCGGAGCCGCGCTGGGCACCTCCATCGCCCAGTGGGGGATGGCCATCGCCTATCTGATCATGCTCATCCCGCAGATGCGCGCCGCGGGAGTCCCGCTGGGGGTGGACCCGGTGGCACTGCGCCAGGCGGCGGGCGTGGGCTCCTGGATGATGCTGCGCACCCTCTCGCTGCGCGCGGCCATCGTGGCCACGGTGCTGGTGGCCACCGATCTCGGCCCGCATGCCCTGGCCGCCCACCAGGTGGCCTTCACCATCTTCTCCACCCTGGCGTTCGTGCTCGATGCGCTGGCCATCGCCGCGCAGGCGCTCATCGGAAAAGAGCTGGGTGCCTCGCGGGTGTCTCAGGCCAGAGCGATGACTCGCACGATGATCCGCTGGGGGTTGGGGTTCGGGGTCATCACCGGGGGACTGATCGCAGTCGCCGCTCCCTTCGCCCCGGGCCTGTTCACCCCCGACTCCCGCGTGGCCGCAGGAATCACCACCGCGCTGCTGGTCATGGCGCTGGCGCAGCCGCTGGCCGGCTTCGTGTTCGTGCTCGACGGCGTGCTCATGGGTGCCGGAGACGTGAAGTATCTCGCGGTGGTCGGCCTCGTGAACCTGGCGCTCTACCTCCCGCTGCTGTGGTGGATCGCCTCCGCAGGGTTCTCCGGGACCGAGGCGATCGGCTGGCTCTGGGCAGGCTTCGCAGTGGTGTTCATGGGCGCGCGCGGGGTGACCCTGGGCCTGCGGGCCCACGGAGGACGCTGGATGATCGCGGGCGAGCACCGCCCCGGCTCCCGGCGGTAG
- a CDS encoding CGNR zinc finger domain-containing protein, whose product MFDVDTDRTLVAAADLVNTAAGLRSATPGPDQLATVAQLKKYLNQRDGDIRWPASNADRTQLSRVRDLRDKVHEIWAAAPIETEAPVQVLNQLLSGVGLRIGRTSDGQHRAEPVPASAELADVMTASIATSIQHLVVREETARMRTCRGESCEAVIIDLTRNRSRLFCDFGNCANRAHVRAYRARQAAHRKDPSPRPTPAAQTPVETEGAASARLVKPSAAEKAAQIQEPTSQSATAAKEFRERMRDELMEKRGKKSKKSKKGKKK is encoded by the coding sequence ATGTTCGATGTTGACACTGACCGGACCCTTGTGGCCGCGGCAGACCTGGTGAACACCGCCGCCGGGCTGCGCAGCGCCACGCCCGGTCCGGACCAGCTCGCCACAGTGGCGCAGCTGAAGAAGTATCTGAACCAGCGCGATGGCGACATCCGCTGGCCAGCTTCGAACGCGGACAGGACACAGCTCAGCCGTGTCCGGGATCTGAGGGACAAGGTCCACGAGATCTGGGCGGCCGCGCCGATCGAGACGGAGGCGCCGGTCCAGGTGCTGAACCAGCTTCTGAGCGGGGTGGGGCTGAGGATCGGCCGCACCTCCGACGGGCAGCACCGAGCGGAACCCGTGCCCGCCTCCGCAGAGCTCGCCGATGTGATGACCGCGAGCATCGCCACGTCCATCCAGCACCTTGTGGTGCGCGAGGAGACGGCCCGGATGCGTACCTGCAGGGGGGAGAGCTGTGAGGCCGTCATCATCGACCTCACCCGGAACAGGTCGAGGCTGTTCTGCGACTTCGGCAACTGCGCGAACCGCGCCCACGTGCGGGCCTACCGCGCACGCCAGGCGGCCCACCGGAAGGACCCCTCTCCGCGTCCGACGCCCGCCGCGCAGACGCCGGTGGAGACAGAGGGGGCTGCGAGCGCCCGTCTGGTCAAGCCCAGCGCCGCCGAGAAGGCGGCTCAGATCCAGGAACCCACCTCCCAGTCGGCCACTGCCGCCAAGGAGTTCCGGGAACGGATGCGGGACGAGCTGATGGAGAAGCGCGGCAAGAAGTCCAAGAAGTCAAAGAAGGGGAAGAAGAAGTAG
- a CDS encoding SRPBCC family protein yields the protein MSSQHTDQRSTGPPAPRRLDRGDHVVAYSAEISAPAEELFVLVSDPHRHHELDGSGTVQPRAIGPRQLQTGDRFSVHMRLFGVPYRLPLRVLTSQPPSAQRPGVLEWVQPTGHRWRWEMTSLTGRPGHTLVTETYDARRQLRPVRGLLRLLKVCPRNAASIRGSLRRLQERCEQPSREEVIPAGDRTPGPGHVRG from the coding sequence ATGAGTTCTCAGCACACCGATCAGCGGTCCACCGGTCCCCCTGCGCCCCGTCGTCTGGACCGCGGAGATCACGTGGTGGCCTACTCCGCTGAGATCAGCGCGCCCGCCGAGGAGCTCTTCGTGCTGGTCTCCGACCCGCACCGGCACCACGAGCTCGACGGCTCCGGAACCGTTCAGCCCCGGGCCATCGGGCCCCGTCAGCTGCAGACGGGAGACCGTTTCAGCGTTCACATGCGGCTGTTCGGGGTTCCCTACAGACTGCCGCTGCGCGTGCTGACCTCCCAGCCGCCGTCGGCGCAGCGGCCCGGAGTGCTGGAATGGGTGCAGCCCACAGGACACCGGTGGCGCTGGGAGATGACCTCCTTGACCGGGCGGCCGGGTCATACCCTCGTCACCGAGACCTATGACGCGCGCCGTCAGCTCCGCCCGGTGCGCGGTCTCCTGCGGCTGCTCAAGGTCTGCCCACGCAATGCGGCCAGCATCAGAGGCTCCCTCCGGCGCCTGCAGGAGCGCTGCGAACAGCCCAGCCGCGAGGAGGTCATCCCCGCGGGAGACCGCACCCCGGGTCCTGGCCATGTCAGGGGCTAA
- a CDS encoding phytoene desaturase family protein gives MSRRAAVVGSGPNGLTAACLLAQAGWEVTVYEAAEAPGGALRSAELFRAEPGRGILGGEGVISDLGASVFPFGPPPVPGLERHGLEYLSPVIPAAHGLDHGAPPALLHSTVAATAAGLGDDGAAWTRLFEPVVRNWDRVLRAGLTPVTAPLSNLGADTPAQRIGALLQIGGRGAWPSTWLQQIFSGEPAKALFAGVAGHATTDLRAPLTTAFGLLLGAAAQAHGWPVARGGSGEVVRALVAELEAHGGVLVTNRRIEGLEDLRAAAGGASGAGAAAAAQTRPGYDAVLLDITPGQLRSFGGLRLPRGYSRALSRWNYGAGIVKIDYLLEGPIPWRHEQMGQAGTVHLGGGAAQLAAAEAAAVRGVLPGRPYVLLTQPSVADPSRTPDERTVAWAYAHVPGGLSGSAATRAALMIEAEIEAQAPGFGTAVLARKLWSPADLQEWNPNLVGGSISAGAPTLGQFLARPALRADPYRVPHSAAEPPGVPEGLPAGAADAGVYLCSASTPPGGGAHGMAGYHAAQSVLRRHS, from the coding sequence ATGAGTCGTCGCGCCGCCGTCGTCGGGTCGGGCCCGAACGGTCTGACCGCCGCCTGCCTGCTCGCTCAGGCGGGCTGGGAGGTCACCGTCTATGAGGCTGCGGAGGCTCCGGGCGGCGCGCTGCGCTCGGCCGAGCTGTTCCGCGCGGAACCTGGGCGCGGGATCCTGGGCGGGGAGGGCGTCATCAGCGACCTCGGCGCCAGCGTCTTCCCCTTCGGTCCGCCGCCGGTTCCCGGCCTCGAGCGGCATGGTCTTGAATATCTCAGTCCGGTCATCCCCGCCGCGCACGGTCTCGACCACGGCGCACCGCCGGCCCTGCTGCACTCCACAGTGGCCGCCACGGCCGCTGGGCTGGGGGACGACGGCGCGGCGTGGACCCGTCTCTTCGAACCGGTGGTCCGGAACTGGGACCGGGTGCTCCGGGCCGGGCTCACTCCGGTCACCGCACCGCTGAGCAACCTGGGCGCGGACACCCCGGCCCAGCGGATCGGTGCCCTGCTGCAGATCGGCGGCCGCGGGGCGTGGCCCTCGACCTGGCTGCAGCAGATCTTCTCCGGGGAGCCGGCCAAGGCGCTCTTCGCCGGAGTGGCCGGCCACGCCACCACCGACCTGCGTGCGCCGCTGACCACCGCCTTCGGGCTCCTCCTGGGCGCCGCCGCGCAGGCGCACGGGTGGCCCGTGGCGCGCGGCGGCTCAGGCGAGGTGGTTCGAGCCCTGGTCGCCGAGCTGGAGGCCCACGGCGGAGTGCTGGTGACCAACCGCAGGATCGAAGGCCTCGAGGATCTCCGTGCGGCGGCTGGCGGAGCTTCGGGAGCCGGCGCAGCGGCCGCGGCGCAGACCCGGCCGGGCTACGACGCCGTGCTGCTGGACATCACCCCCGGTCAGCTGCGCAGCTTCGGCGGGCTGCGGCTTCCGCGCGGGTACTCCCGCGCGCTGAGCCGGTGGAACTACGGCGCCGGCATCGTGAAGATCGATTATCTGCTCGAGGGCCCGATCCCATGGCGGCATGAGCAGATGGGTCAGGCCGGCACCGTGCACCTCGGCGGCGGTGCGGCTCAGCTCGCCGCGGCAGAGGCCGCGGCGGTGCGGGGGGTGCTCCCGGGCAGGCCCTATGTTCTGCTGACCCAGCCCAGTGTGGCCGATCCCTCCAGGACTCCGGATGAGCGGACCGTGGCCTGGGCCTACGCCCATGTTCCCGGCGGACTGTCCGGGTCTGCCGCGACCCGCGCCGCACTGATGATCGAGGCGGAGATCGAGGCGCAGGCCCCCGGCTTCGGCACAGCAGTTCTGGCACGGAAGCTGTGGAGCCCGGCGGATCTGCAGGAGTGGAATCCCAACCTGGTCGGCGGCTCCATCAGCGCCGGAGCGCCGACGCTGGGCCAGTTCCTCGCCCGGCCGGCGCTGCGGGCCGATCCCTACCGCGTGCCCCATTCCGCTGCTGAGCCACCCGGTGTCCCCGAGGGGCTGCCTGCGGGTGCGGCGGATGCGGGGGTGTACCTGTGTTCAGCCTCCACCCCGCCCGGCGGCGGCGCACACGGCATGGCGGGCTATCACGCAGCCCAGTCAGTCCTGCGCCGCCACTCCTGA